The Trichomycterus rosablanca isolate fTriRos1 chromosome 13, fTriRos1.hap1, whole genome shotgun sequence sequence CTTCTTATGTAATGTATTATAATGATACAGATAATATGTGCATACAATATAAGTGGAGAAATGTTATAACTTGTAACTTGTAAATGCTGTATAATAGATTATAATGTGTAGTGTTGCTTAAGTGTGTATCATATGTGGTGTTAAGTGATTAAAAAGAGGAATAATAGTTATTTGAAAAAGAAGTGTGTATTTACATCTCTGGATATtgggaaaaaaagaacaaataaataatattgtaaatattttcaCATTCTTTCAGTGATGGTTTCTTATGTAAACCACTGAAAACCAAGTCACAATTGTGTTAAAAACAACTAAAAATAAAGTGTACAGCTGTTGCTTTTGGCCGTTtctaatgtgtatataatgacaatataatgggttgaataatttaaaaaatgtgtcaCAGTCTCTCTGGTTGTGGAAAGCCTGGTGTGTCTTGTGTTTTCCCTGAAGCCTGCTGTCTGTCGAGACATGTTGTCTAAAAAGCCACTAGTGAGTACATCACCCACACATGACCACAAGGTCCTGGCTTAGCAATAAGCAGGACTTTACCATTTTGACTGTGTGGGTGGGTACATGCAGCCTGGAAACAACTTGTCATCTGTTTCTTTTGCTTTTAGTAaagaatctgttttttaaacacTGATCTCATCTGTGTAATTGTAATTTGAAAATAAAACTTCTGGGTTTTTAGCACAGACGTGGCTGGGACTGTTAAGTCATAAAAAAGTTCATATTTCAGAACTGCAGTAGGTAGATAGCCTAAAAGTCACAAACACTGTAAAAAGGCTAGCCTAGTGTCATCCAGTGGATCAATACTAAATGCTCCAAGTGGTCCACAGTCTGTGTTCTACAACACACGGATATACAGCCCACAATttaatacacatttatttactcattttcattatttactCTGTATGGTTAACTTCACAGTCATTGGTGTCCTTGATGTAGATGGATTTAAAAAGGTTAAtgaaaaatgtatataatgtttatTCACTTGTCCAAAAATACATCTAACATCTAACCATAAGctcatttcaaaaccatagTCATTAATATGGAATTCCCTCCCCGTCTGAGGCTACTTTTTTGGGAAAACTACCTTCAAGATTTTGGACTGTATATGTGGGGATTTTTGATGGCAGGTAcaaatgttggatgagaaggatTAATTTAGTTATGGTTTAGGCTCTGTCTAGGACAAACTCCCCAAACCATGcttgaacatgcttttttttttttgcatctttcccaattttcctcccaatctagtcatatccaatcacccgattgcattaagcttcttctctaccgatgctgatctccactcctgattgaggagagcgagactgacacacgcccccccgaaacatgtgcagtagccaactgcatcttttcacctgcatgaggcaagtgcatatgcggatcagctttgtgtacagagagccacaccctgatcaaatcATTGTTCCTCGACTCTGtacaggtgccatcaaccagccagcagaggtcataattgcatcagttatgaggtcccggctCTGGCTCCCgtcctgtataaacaacagccaatcaatgTTCTTGTAGTGgcccagcctgctggatggcagagctgagtttcgaaccgacgagttcgaaatgtcagctctggtgtgctagtgtgccTGCTGTCTTAAATTTGGAATCATCAAATactataattgattttatttaccTGTTATTAGCAACGATTGTGACTGAAATATACTAGAAagtgcccacatacttttgaccatatagtgcattatttaataaatctaCATGCAAGTTGCCACTTCACCTGTATGTTTAATTCAATCAGGAGGTATAAGAAATCTGTTTGGTTTTACCATTCCTTAAAACAAATTGGACAgcacggtggtgcagtggggTGGGGTGACCAGGGTcttttccgtgtggagtttgcatgttttttctgTGTGCGCATGGGTTTCTTTCCATAAGTTTCCTTCCAAAAATCTGCAGTTATTTGGAGATATTAAAATTGccctaaatgtgtttgtgtgtgtgtgtatatatatatatacacacacactgcctggccaaaaaaaaaggtcatcacctggatttaactaagcaaataagTAAGAGCCTCCcaatggataattactgcatgggtgattataattcagctggcaacaagttatttaaccctaactgacgcagtgagtagcttctcatttgttaaacaaccatgtcgaaagacacatcccagacatcccaagttgcaaaaactcatttcagggaggtacccctggtcccggacctcgaccccgaccccccaagcccaaaaaaaaagctaaaaaacctctagcacacaccaaaggatatgggtgataacagaacttttaggagctgctaactgagctactaagctaactgtttgcgtgacaaacacattaatgtgtactacatagtgcactacatagtgtgaaagataatagatttatgttccctacatagtgcactagattgtatattagaaaagaattaaTGTTCCttacagtgcactagatagtgtactagataatagacttatgtttcatacataatataatacatagtattagttaacggatttaggttccctacatagtgcactaaattgtatatcagataacgaatttatgttccctacatagtgcactaggtagtgtattagataatgcattcatgttcactacatagtgcactagaaagtataactagatgatgatttgtgttcctttcatagtgcactagatagtgtattacataattaattatgttccctacatagtgcactaaattgtatatcagataacggatttatgttccctacatagtgcactagacagtatattagacaattgatttatgttccctacacagtgcgctagattgtaaatcagataacggatttaatacgggatcggggaaaaaagtctgtgttgcctgcgtgcgcgtgtgtgtgcgctcttggccgctcgttctagattccgggagattttatctgacttgcgggcatcggggagccgctatgtatatgcaggagactcccggaacttacgggagacttgggatgtctgacatcctgtggtcgtggaaaagatgttaatctgtttcagaagggtcaaattattggcatgcatcaagcagaggaaacatctaaggagattgctgaaactactaaaatcaggttaagaactgtccaacgcattattaaaaagtggaacatccttccccgtgataaaattgCAGTAACGCACTGCCTCTCGTgacttattgctttaataaatgaatcaataaataatttaatgaaaacaaatatTGACATAGTTTTTTGACCAGAtatcttttttaattgttttttgacAACACataacaagtttatttaatttagtataACTAGTTTTACATGTGATATCTACTTTAGAGGTGTCCAGGTATAAGATATTGATGCAAACCTGTCCGCCTATCAAAAATAAGCATTTAACATTGTCTTTATGCATTAGAACACTATACATACAATGTTATGATTATGCAGCCAGTGAGTGGCCATTTTTTTGCACCAAGctgattaaaaaagtaagaagcACCTATTTAAGTAATAatcatatttacaataatggGCAAAACAGTGATGTACTTGTACTTATTCATCCAAGCCAATGTAGGAAAGACAGCCCATATGATCCttaatttgttatttatttatttgtcccACAAGTATTCCATGAGGGGCATGGCACTCAGTGCTATCCCAGTGTGAAGTCAGGCAGATAAGATAAGCCATCTGTTGCCTCCATTTGATGTTTATCGGcgtcatttatttaaagaggTTTCTAGAGGTCCATTAGTAACCATGTGCAGTTGTTGTCCTTCTTGTAATAAAAGGAGGGTGCCTGCCACCTCTACACTTTTTTGGCTTGATCTCATTTGCTTTCCTACAGCATTTCTTTCTGTATTCACATGATTACCTCTGTAAtagcacttatttatttacaaataaaagttTAATTGAGTTTTACAAGGTTCACTGGAACAGTTGTAATGGTTTTAAACATGACTGCAGATCTGACACACTTGGACAGGAAGGTGCTAGAATGTAACCACACAGATGCCTGGGACTGGGTCTATTCCATACAGCCAGCTTACATGTCCATCATATGTGTGCTGGGCGCATTCAGCAATGCCTTTGTCCTTGTGGTTTTTTGCATCCAGAGAGGGCACTGCTCGGTTGCAGACGTCTATCTCGGAAACCTGGCTGCTGCTGACCTGCTGATGATGTGCTGCCTTCCCTTCTGGGTCATCACTGTCATCCACAAGTTCAACTGGTCTTTTGGGGAGCCTATGTGTCAAGTGGTCAACCTTATAATCGGCATGAACTACTACTGCAGCGTGCTCTTCCTCAGCCTGGTAAGTCTGGACCGCTACCTAGTGCTGGCTAGGCCGATGACCATGGGAAGGCGCAAAGGCACTAGCCATGCCAAGGCCGTCTGCGTGGCGATTTGGCTTGCAGGCTTTTTGCTTAGTCTTCCAGCCTTGCTGTTCCGCTCAGTGCGGTTCTTTCCTGATCTCGAGGTAGAGGCATGCTACCTGGATTACCCTCATGATGGATGGAGGCTGCGGTATAACATGACAGTCAACCTGGTGGGCTTTTTGATCCCTGTACCCCTTGTAACTTACTGCAGttatcatattattatcattttaagcGACAAACAAGTGAGAAGGTGCTCAGCACTAAAAGCAGAAATGAAGGCTGCTTTCTTGGTCCTTGTTGTGCTCTCAGTTTTTATTCTTTGTTGGCTGCCTTTTCAGATTGTTATGCTTCTAGacacactttattattttaatgtcatcTCCGGTTGTCTGTGGGTTCATGGTCTGGACATTGGTATCCAACTCTCTACTTATCTTGGTTACAGCAACAGCTCTCTAAACCCTTTTCTGTATGTGATAGTTGGGAAACAGTTTAGACAAAGAGCTAAAGGGGTATTTGAACAAATCCTAAGCTGTGGAAGCACCCCAGCTCACAAAGTCTACTCAAGTGTGAGATATACCGAGTGCACGAGAGTGTGAGATGAAGTGCTTAGATAGTGATTACACAGTGACCTCTGCTGTTTAGTGATTTTCATTGCCAGTACATTGTTAGATGAACTTAAAAATACACTAATTAGGGTTGCCAATGTTTAGTTATACAAAAAGTTATACATAAAGAGGAATAAGGAAACATGACCATTTTGATCTAAAAAGGGGACACCCCAAAATAGGACAGTTGGCAACACTTGGCTCTAACTGACTGCAGTCCTAAATAAGGTAAAACAGTTACctaacctaaaaaaaaactgtacgtTTTCATTACAAATGCTTCGTACTAGAATTGTACCTTGTTTCTATAATAGGTATGTTTTActatgtttgttttatgttgaATGGTTATATAGTGCTAAAATACTAagattttaagttattttacaCCAATAATTTGTTTTTGGAATACACCATATAGCAAACAATACATACAGCacacctcctaattattgagtctAGGTGTTTAAGCCACATATATTGCCAACAAGTGTAGAAAACCAATACTATAATCTTAAAGTACAGGATTTAAActctgtggcaacagtttggacaaggccctttcctgttccggcTTGACTGTGCCCTGTCCACAAAGTaaaatctataaagacatggtttaacgAGTTTGGTATGAATAATCTTCACCTTAACCTTACTGAATACCTCTTCGATCAAATGGAATACTGTCTGCCAGGCTTTCTCAGCCAACATCAATCAGTGCCTCAGCTTCTCACAAACACACCCTAAAATCTTGAGGAAAACTTTACCAGAGAAGTAAgggctgttacagctgcaaaaaGAAAAAGGCTTCATATTAAAGGCAATGATTTTAGAGAGATTGTTTAACAAGCTCAAAATCAGGTGTCCACAGGATAGTTGAATATGTTACTGTCATGtcatgtgaccctgaccaggcagCTACTACAGATATATAAATGATGGTATAAAAACATTGATGTAATTCTTCTTTATAATCTTTAGGTAATACTCATTTATGTTCTTTAATTTATgcacttataattaaaaaaaataataataataagtgctcTTATGGCACTACAGTTCTGATACTTATGCATACCCTGCAAATACCCTCTGTTTATGTTAGTAAAAGTATGTCACATGACTTGGTTTGTTATCTTTGAGCTGATATGATCATGTTTATATGTGCTGCAGCGCATTTATGATTTGATCATGAGATTTTTCAGTAAACTGCACCAACATTATAAACTCATAAGGCTTTAGTCTAAATTCTTAGTCTATGTCTTTACTGATAATGAAAGTTGTTGCAAATCATGGTGTTATTTAACTAATTTAAATCTCATAAAGCTTGTTTAGAACCTGTTTAAACCAGTCTTGGCCAAAATTAAAGCCAGTggtcattttaaatgaattgtaATAATTTTTTGCATGATGTAATTGTGGTTTCATTTTAATCACATGTATCTTAATTTAGTACATTGTATCTAACTGTTCTGTCCCTGTTCAATAATTACAGTaatcatataatgtattttaatgtataattatttatattactttataatttaagatttctttttttgcagttATTTAATAGTTTTAACTTGCCATTTCATTCAATTCATTTACTGGACATAGAGACACAGAGTAGGAATACAGCCCAGACAGACCACAGTACATTGCTGGTCATCATATTCTAaataatttactcactcacacagagGGGCAATTACAAGTATCCAATCCATCTTCTTCATGTTTTAGGAGGTTGGAGAAAGCCAAGGTTCTCTAATCTTAACACTGTAAGGCACCCACACACAATTcacatatttaatttaaatataaggTGTTTTATACTGactgtaatttattataatatacctttcaatgtgtttttttttccatcctgtcccagGGCAATAACTGATTTTGTAGATCACAgtaatttataatattaaacaatttcCCTGCCAGTTAAAATAAAGCATTGCAAAAACGTTATTTTGTGAACATTTGctgaataatgtaaatattaaagggCCTACAGCAATTACCTTGACAAATTTCTAGTTTATACAGATTTATTGTATCAGTTTGTATCAGCAGTTTGTATCACCAGTGCAGAGTGAGAAGCCAGAATTATAAACAAGACCTATCATTTAAGCTTTGTGGGAGTGGAGGAATGCAGCTATGTACACCCAGCTCCCTTTCACTGCTCAGTTAATCAGAAAGAGCTGTGCGTGATCTTAGCAGTCTGGATCATATAGAAAGACTTGCTTGTAAGGTAAGTATTATTTTGATCTGGCTTTATTACATAATCTCTCAGTGTAACATTGCCAATAGATGTTTAACTATTAGCGCAGCTGAATGAAAATTAGTACTACTGCATATACTGAAATATGTTTTACCATTGTGTGTTTAATGTTCTTAGATATAAAAGCAGAAACAACTTTGAAACCATTCTCTAGATGGGTTGGGAGCTTTAAAATGTAAGTCTTAAAATACTAACATACACACCCTAAGTGGTTTGTGGTGGCATGTAAGACAAACATCTTTCAGGGAAGATCTGTATTCCAGTATGTGTTTCAAACTTCCTATAAATGTCCAGTGAGGTTCAAATCTGGTGGTTGGAGTCCTTAAACCATGTTTAAACCATTTTGGCATTATGTAAGGGCATATTGTTTCTCTGAAATACAcaaaagttatcagtaaaagtGTTTGCATCATATGGTGCTCCTGGTCCTGTAAAACAGTTAGTTGGCCATGCAAACCATTCACTGAACCACATGATAACTCACTGAACCAGGGCAGCGGTTGCCCAGTGGTTCAGgcactggactagcaatcagaaggtccctagttcaagccccactgctgtcaggttgccattgttggtcccctgagctaagtccttaaccctcaattgcatgcattgtattcagtcataattgtaagacaCCTtagataagagtgtctgctaaatgctgcaattgTAAACAATTGTCTTTACTGTTATagacacccccccccctttaTTTAACAGTAAGCAGCAATTCATCACCTAGATGAATTGCTGCTTACTGTTAAATACAGAGGGGGGGGGTCTATAACAGTAAAGACAATTGTAGGAAATATGGGAAAATTTACTCATTTGACTGATttatttttaccactgcacaGGAGTCCAGGATTTGTACCCCTTACACCACATTCTACATATTAACAAAttggttttttttgtaaagagCATAATAACGCTAATATTAAATAGGATATTTTAGGCTGGGCCATTAAAGTGAATTTGAATTTTGTGGATAAAGTCATTTAGCATATGTCTAGTCTATCCCAATCAATAATCTTCAATTTGTAATAACTGTTCTTCTTTCCTGATGTGGTTTGTCCATTGGACATACACTGTCATGTATAGTGCTGTGAAAAGTGTATTTGGCCCTGAAACGGTTCCTTCTATCTTTGCTAATTTGTCActagttttaatttttttaaaagacaaaatgattaaacttaaaatacagcttttaaatgatctttCCATTTATTCCATCCTGCAATCAAATGTTGCAACTTGCGAGTCTTACATCATTGTAGAGGAATTTTGGTCCATTTTTCCTTGCAGGATTGTTTATCTGCAGAATTGTTTATCTACATTGAAGGACCATTAACTGCCTGTTTAAGGTCTTGTCACATTATCTTAATATGATTCAAGTCAGTACTTACTTTCATCTGGTCATAATTGTCCAGCTGCATAATTTAAACTGAGCACGAGCTTTAGGACACAAACTGATGGGCAGAACTTTTCCTTCAGAATTTTctaatagagagcagaattcatggttatAATAAGTCACCCTGGTCCTGTGGAGGCAAAACAGTCCCAGACCATCATACAACCACCACCAAGTTTAACTGTTGGAATGATGTTTTTATAGTGGAACGCAGTGTTTGAATGATCAGTCCATGATAATCCCAAAAGTTTTAAAGATAATTTAGATGTTTTTTGGCCCAGTGTCTTTCTTATTGTAGAATATTGTACATTGTCTCAGAGCCTTAGTACTAATCCAATGAGCTGTTTGTGGGACATTCTATCCTGTATCACATTGGTTCTGAAGTGATCTTCAGAtttaacaggtctggcagtaatcatgccagggtgtggctagtgaaattgaACCTGATTCTCAGATTGGTTGATTAAGTAGCCAAGggagcaattactttttcacatagggTAAAATCAACATTCAAGAAATGTACTTGGGTCATCTTTCTCTAACTTTAAAAGCCGTTTGATTTGAAACATTCAAGTGTGACAAATACAGAAGAATTGGGAAGGGGCAAATATTTTTTCACAGCACTCACTGTATGTTGAaacttttttcttaaaaaaaaaaagttatagctgttttttcttttcttttcttttcaaagAATGGATCAACAGGAGCCCATATATGTGGATTCATTCCAGGATCTAAATTCTACAAATTTCTCATCGTCAACGTGCAACTCCTCAGAGTGGTGTCTGTTTAATGCTTTAGTTCCTCCATACATCTTTATTGTATGTTTGGTTGGTATTTTGAGCaatgcatttgtgctgttgGTATTCTTCTTACAAAGAGTCAAGTGGAGCGTGCCTGAAATCTACCTAGGGAACTTGGCATTGGCTGATCTGATATTGCTGACTTGTCTGCCATTCTGGGCCATGAACATCCTAAATGACTTCTACTGGCCATATGGAGAGATCCTGTGTAAAGTTGTTAACCTCTCCATCATCGTCAACATGTACGCCAGCATTTACATATTGGTGATGGTTAACATAGACCGATACCTTGCTCTAGTCCTGACTATGAAAGCGAGATGGTTTAGACGAAGACGGAATGCCAAGATAATTTGCTTCTGTGTCTGGCTTTTTGGAGTTGGCATGGGCGTACCCACTGCAACTTTCAGAAAAGTGCAGTATGTCCCGTATTTTCATACCACAGCCTGTATAATCCATTACCCTTCTGACTCCTGGAAACTGGCCCACAATCGTCAGTTGGTCCTGTTGGGCTTTGCCTTGCCTCTTCTGGCTATTGTTTTCTGTACCTGCAACATTGTATGGGTTCTTCACAAAAGAAGGGAGGGGGTTCGGCCACAGAATGAAAATGACAGGAAGGCCACAGTGCTGGTGTGCGCCGTAACCCTGCTTTTTTTCCTCTGTTGGGCTCcatttaatatttttacctTCCTGGATACTCTATGTGACACTGAAGTGTTGGATATAGATAGCTGGTCTCACATCTTAGACATTGGATCACAGTTCTCTACATACTTGGCATTTCTAAACAGCTGTCTCAATCCACTACTGTATGTTTGCTCGGGGCACTATTTCAAGAGGAAAGTTAGTGAAATCTATAAAAGGAGGAAGAGTTCTACTGCATCTATTGCTACAGCAATGCAGCGATCAGTTATATCAACGTATGTTCAAAGAAGTGAACAAATTAAGCCTGTTGTGCTGTAGTATCAGAACTATAAAATATACACATCtataaatgaatatatgatGTATTACACTTTTGTCATATTGTGTGGAAATGTAATCAGGCACAAATGTACTGGTATACATAATACAgcactgaaaatataaaagtttgTAATCATTAACGAGTTCTGTGGTCTGGAAATTCTCAGGCGGTTGTCTCTATTTGCAACAGTACTTGTGAGGTGTATCTAAACATTTACCATATGTGGCAATTTAGGCAGTTCCAGCAGTTTATTCTAACAgcatttctgttttgttttcatccAAACATCACTTCTTGAACATAGTGCACATTAATATTGAGGAAATAGTACATAATATCAACATAACCAGTCAGCAGCATTACTGGAGGTGCGGCTGATCCCCACCTCAAAAAACATGCCAGCTGGTAGTGTCCATGATAAAGGTTTTGAATAAAAGTAAGTTCCATTCCAATTCTAATTAAATTTCTGAAGATTAATACAGTGCAAAAAAATTCACCCATTTTtcaacttattttatttttgcatatttgtcacacttacaTTTCAGAccatcaaactacttttaatattaaaaagatAAACCAaagaaacacaatgtttttttaatgatgatttattttactgaatgaaaactgctgttcaacTCTTTTTGGccctatgtgaaaaagtaattgtccCACTTGCTACTAAATCAAATTACCCAAATTAAATTAAGAATTATGTTCAAATTTattagccacacccaggcatgattactgttAAACCTGTCAAATCGAAACATCACATAAacagaacctgtctggcaataTAAAGCATGGTAATACATCTGAAAAAGTAGCACATGATGCCATGTTCTAAAGAAATTCAAATACAGTTGCATAACAAAATCATTGAAATCTAAAAGTCTGGACAGGGTTGTAAAGCCATTGGTGAGGCTCTGGGATTCCAGCAAAGCATAGTGTGAGCCATTATctacaaatggagaaaacttggaacagtggtgaaccttttCGCATCAATGGTtcatccaggaggtcacaaatAAAACCCAGATGAAGTGATGATCTAAAGAACTGCAGCCCTCACTTGCCTTAGTTTGATTGCAGCTGTTAttgccaagggtggcacaactGGATTTGGCACTTGCTTTTTCACATAGGTGATATAGGTTTTAcatctttatctttaataaatggaatgatTATTTAAGAgctgtattttgtatttattcatgttgtCTTCTATCTTCTATCATATTATCTTATACaaaggaaattaaataaaatgttttgttaGAATTGGTAAAGAGTTGCTTTCTAAGAAATTAATAATTTTCTTATTGTGTTTTGTGAATAACAAAATGTTCCATTTGTCATCTGTTCAGAATATCTGATTGTTCGCAGCCAGGCCAAGCACAACGCAAGCAAAGGCAATCACAAAAacgtgcagttgtagcctagtaatgagaaggtcgctggttcaagccccaccactgccagtttgctgctgttgggctcttaagcaaggcccttgaccctcagttgctcagattgtatactgtcacactactgtaagtcaccttggataaaggcatctgctaaatgccgaaaatgtagtTAGTAGCAGCTAATCTGTCAGACTTTACTtgatacctgtgtgtgtgtgtgtgtgcgcgcgtgtgcgtgtgcgtgtgcgtgtgaaTTTTGCATTTAATACACATACATTGTAGGAAAACCTAAAATGCATCGTtttctgattta is a genomic window containing:
- the LOC134324848 gene encoding B2 bradykinin receptor-like, with the protein product MTADLTHLDRKVLECNHTDAWDWVYSIQPAYMSIICVLGAFSNAFVLVVFCIQRGHCSVADVYLGNLAAADLLMMCCLPFWVITVIHKFNWSFGEPMCQVVNLIIGMNYYCSVLFLSLVSLDRYLVLARPMTMGRRKGTSHAKAVCVAIWLAGFLLSLPALLFRSVRFFPDLEVEACYLDYPHDGWRLRYNMTVNLVGFLIPVPLVTYCSYHIIIILSDKQVRRCSALKAEMKAAFLVLVVLSVFILCWLPFQIVMLLDTLYYFNVISGCLWVHGLDIGIQLSTYLGYSNSSLNPFLYVIVGKQFRQRAKGVFEQILSCGSTPAHKVYSSVRYTECTRV
- the bdkrb1 gene encoding B1 bradykinin receptor — protein: MDQQEPIYVDSFQDLNSTNFSSSTCNSSEWCLFNALVPPYIFIVCLVGILSNAFVLLVFFLQRVKWSVPEIYLGNLALADLILLTCLPFWAMNILNDFYWPYGEILCKVVNLSIIVNMYASIYILVMVNIDRYLALVLTMKARWFRRRRNAKIICFCVWLFGVGMGVPTATFRKVQYVPYFHTTACIIHYPSDSWKLAHNRQLVLLGFALPLLAIVFCTCNIVWVLHKRREGVRPQNENDRKATVLVCAVTLLFFLCWAPFNIFTFLDTLCDTEVLDIDSWSHILDIGSQFSTYLAFLNSCLNPLLYVCSGHYFKRKVSEIYKRRKSSTASIATAMQRSVISTYVQRSEQIKPVVL